Within Dendrosporobacter quercicolus, the genomic segment GCCAGTGGGTGATCCAGAGATAACCCATTACATCCAAGGCCAGCTTTACATCCAGATCGCGTCCCGGCTGCATTGACAGTATTTCATGATTAGACATCGAATACCTCCCAGAAATTCAGCTAACCTATCGGTATTTAAGGATCTGACCAGTTTCACTTTAACACATCCCGGCAGAGCTTGTAAAGTAGGCAGGACTGGCCGGTATCGGAGCCTCCCCTCGCGGGATATAGGTAAGCGGCGACAATGCCGGCTGAGCGGAAACTTCAGAGCTGTACAGAGAGCACCGGCTTCCCTTTAGCTGGTTGGAAATAAGCCCTAGATGAGCAAAAGTGAAGAATATTCATTCTTTTATAGAATGCGATTCATTCGTAAAAAGAATAATGATCTTAAAATGTCATTCGAAAATTTCATATTTTAAGAATATTTACAATATACATACAATTAGCATATAATTAAGTTAGCTTAAAAGGAAAGGGGCTGCTGATTATGACACCTGAAATGAAACCACAAACATCTTTGCTGGACGGACTAAAATACTTTGCTTTTATGGCGGTATCGTTGATTGTATTTGGAGGAATATTACACATCTTCAGACCCTGATGGTAATCAAAAGCTTCTGTTTCAGAAAAATAAATGGTAGACCCACACAAGGGCTGTCTCAATTTTGAGACAGCTCTTTTTTTTCTAAAATCCAAGAGCGCTCTTTTTTACGGTTGAAAATTGTAAATAGTGTTAGCCGGATTGATAATAAATGATATAATAAAAGCAGCATGGTTTTTAATTTAAAAGAGGAGAGTGTAGCTAATGTTTGCACTTAATTTTCAATCGCATAATCACGAAAAGTTGTTAATCGCCCGTCAAAAGAACTGTACTGTCCGGTTAGGAGATGTCAGAGATAAATATCATGATAATTCCATTGTTTGGATCACTGTCGGGAAAAAATTTGAACAAAAGAGAAAACTCTACCCGGCAATTATTGACCGGATTCTCATAAAAAAAATTGTTGACCTGACAACACAGGATTTAGACCATCAAAATCCGGAGATAAAAACAATTGAGGAGCTGATTGCTTTCTTCGAGCAAATATATCAGAAAACAATAACCCTGGAGGATACGGTCTCGGTCATTTACTTTTCCGAGATTATTGAGTAACAGGGAGAGAAACGCAATGCTCTGAAGCAAGGCTTCGGTTAATCATCAGATTTTTTATTTACCTTCACCAGTTTTTCACATTTGCTGTGTATAATAAAAGCACTTCAATAAGGATGGTGAGTAAATAATGATGATGACAAATTACATGGAGCTACTGGCAGTGAATCAGCCATGGAATCTTATCCTATACATGGTTATACCGGTAGGGCTGGCTGAAGCGCTGGTAGCGACCGAATTTTTCACAGTATTCTACCGCAATTCCGGCCCCGGCGGCTGGCGAACCTGGAATAAATGGATTGGCATTGTTCTGGGGTTTTATTTCCTCGGGATATTCTTAAATCTAATGATTACAACCGTTCCCCATATTCAGTGGCGTGGTATTGCTGATGTGCTGGCGGTAGGCGCCTATCTCAGCGGTGTGGTGCCGCTGTTTGGAATCGCGCTGTTGGAGCTGGGGGTCATTGGCAAGGATAAATCCAGTGATGATAAAACCAAGCTGCATTTTATTCTGTTAACGGTCTTTCTTGTGGTCGCCCATATTGCGATGATCTTTGGTATGGTTGACCCGACGATTATGGGCTGGGATCCTGGTGCGGCCGGCGGGCATATGCATCATGGGCGCTAATGGCTAGCGCCAAGACAATTGGATTTAAACCAATCGCCTTCAGGGGCGACAAAGCCGGGAAACTTTACTTAGTTTCCCGGCTTTGTTTTTAGGCGCGGATGATAATTATAAAAGTACGGTATGAAAAATAAATAAGGCCAGTTCAATCGTATTTGGTGGTGTTTAACATTTTTCCATTTGAGCCTATTAAAATTGCGCCCAGTTTTATCTGCTTTTTTTCTTGCAGCAAGGGGATTTCTACAGTGATCCGCTGTTCCCGGCGGGAATAGTTTTTGATCATTTTTTCAAACCCTAATAATGGTCCGTTAATAATTTCAATTTGATTGTTAGTCTGTTTGACCCTGCTAATTCCGACGATTCCTTCATTATCCATTAATGTTTGAATTAATTGTTTTTCTTGAGAAGATATAGGTAGCAGAGAGCCTGCACTGTAAACCAGCCAACCAATATTCATTCTATGCTTTTGCAGCAGATAATGAAACTCTTTAATGTTCTCATTGGTTGTTGAAACAAATAAATAACCTTCAAACAGCGGTCTTATTAAAGTGATAACGCGGCCTTTTTTTCGCCAAGGAATTTTTTTCTTTGGATTAATAATTTCGCAGCTTGGATTCAGCTTCCGGCAAATTAATTGAATTATTTTCTCCTTTCCACAGGTGATATGTAAAACATACCATTCTTTCACAATTTACTTCCCTCCCCAAAAATAATATTGAAATTGTATTTTATCGGTATACTCTTTTTTAATTCCATAAAATTACTAAATTACCTTTTTTTAGAATACATTAACCTGTTTTCTATTTGTCAGGAGAGACTAACTTTAGCCATTGTTTTCGCTTTAGTAATCAGCGCTATACTTGGCACAACCCTTTTTAAAAGCGAAGGAGTCTTTCGTGAAATAACCCACAAATAAATTGACAAATTTTATAATATATGGTATTGTTTTACTATAAAGTATCTGAAAATTTAGAATAGCAAGGCAATGGTAAATTTTTTTCAGATTGCATCTGCGGAGGCGTAGAGCAAACGCTGGGGAAAAGTCATATGTTAGGAAGTGGGGTGCTGTCTTAGTTCCTCAAAGTCGTTATGATTCTTTAGGGAATCGGGATTTGTGGGCAGCACTTGAGAGCTATGCGCCGTGAAAGTAAATCTCCCTTCAACAAAACCATTTATTGTTATTAGAAATTATAGAACCCGCTGCTAAGGTCAAGCTTAAGCAGCGGGTTCCTCGATTTGTGGCAATGGCCAAGCCGGTGTAACTTTTATAAAATTGCACCGGATTATTTTGAGCTTTGCACATTCTGACTGATATACCAGAAATTTAATCATCAGTTCACCTTATTCAATGTTTAAAACTACACACAAATTTAGGATGGTGGTAATAATTTTATAAATGTAAATGAAAAATGAAGGATTGTAAAGGGCTCTAAATAAAGGGGGGATACATTGAAGTAAACTGCCGCTTTTATGTTTTCGATCAGGAATTTAATATTACCATATGAGTAAAGAACTCTATCATCAAAATGCCGTATTTAGATTGGATGTCAAAAGTTAATCGACAGCGTATATCAAAATAGCGGCATTTTCATTATTGATGACATTTACAATTATCGAAAAAGGGGGGCTGATCAGTTTAAGTGCAATTTTATGGTGAAATATTCTTTGGCGCGCATGTTACTTGAAACTAGATTGAGCCGGGCTATGTATTGTGGAAAGTCACCGTCTAATCAGATGCGATTATGATTTGCTAGGCAGTAGTTCAAAATGGAAGTAAAAATGAACCGAGGAAACCAGAAAGGAGATATTATGAAAGAGAGCAGACACCAATCTGATGAGGAAAAGTATAGAAAAGGGATTGAGAAGATCGTTCAGGACAAGCAACAGGATATAGCCATTATCGGTATGGCGTGCCGATTTCCAGGAGCTGCAGATTATGAGGGGTTTTGGCAAAACATTAAACAGGGACATTCAAGCATTCAGGAAATTCCTCATAATCGTTGGGATTGGAAAGATTTTTGGGGAGACCCTAAAAGTCAATTAAATAAGAGTAATAGTAAGTGGGGAGGATTTATTGATGATGTTGATGCTTTTGACGCCGAATTTTTTAGTCTTTCTCCCCGTGAAGTCGAAGCGCTGGATCCACAGCAGAGAATCATGTTAGAACTTAGTTGGGCTTGTTTGGAGGATGCAGGGATTTGTCCTTCCCAGGTATCGGGGGAAAAAGTTGGTGTTTACACCGGGTCATTTAATTTTGATTATAAGGAATTGCAAGAAAGAGAATGTAATATAATTGAAACTCATTATTCTACAGGCACTTCGGCAGCCTTAATTGCTAATCGTATTTCCTATTATTTGAATTTAAAAGGACCAAGTCTTTCTGTAGATAGTGCTTGTTCTAGTTCGCTTAATGCCATTCATTCAGCCATTCAATCTTTATTTTTAGGAGAGTGTAACATGGCGCTGGTTGGGGGAATTAGCATATTACTGACTCCTACTCGCTTTATTTCACTTTCCCAAACCGGTTTGTTATCGCCAACAGGTTCTTGTAAAACTTTTGATGAAAGTGCCGACGGCTATGTACGCGGCGAAGGCGCAGGTGTGATTTTGCTCAAGTTTTTAGAACAAGCTCTAGCGGATGGTGA encodes:
- a CDS encoding DUF6803 family protein, with translation MMMTNYMELLAVNQPWNLILYMVIPVGLAEALVATEFFTVFYRNSGPGGWRTWNKWIGIVLGFYFLGIFLNLMITTVPHIQWRGIADVLAVGAYLSGVVPLFGIALLELGVIGKDKSSDDKTKLHFILLTVFLVVAHIAMIFGMVDPTIMGWDPGAAGGHMHHGR
- a CDS encoding ASCH domain-containing protein, whose product is MFALNFQSHNHEKLLIARQKNCTVRLGDVRDKYHDNSIVWITVGKKFEQKRKLYPAIIDRILIKKIVDLTTQDLDHQNPEIKTIEELIAFFEQIYQKTITLEDTVSVIYFSEIIE
- a CDS encoding transcription termination/antitermination NusG family protein, which translates into the protein MKEWYVLHITCGKEKIIQLICRKLNPSCEIINPKKKIPWRKKGRVITLIRPLFEGYLFVSTTNENIKEFHYLLQKHRMNIGWLVYSAGSLLPISSQEKQLIQTLMDNEGIVGISRVKQTNNQIEIINGPLLGFEKMIKNYSRREQRITVEIPLLQEKKQIKLGAILIGSNGKMLNTTKYD